One genomic segment of Alphaproteobacteria bacterium HT1-32 includes these proteins:
- a CDS encoding copper resistance protein B, with protein sequence MNSFTRTITLACATALAALTSTTASAQSKGLVYYGFQMEELEYRAGDEGEKLLVWDGDAFIGTDELKLRWLGSGEQDLGEGKLGKLENRLVLQTPVSDFFDIKGGLRYDSPDGPNRVYGVVGLAGLAKQWFEIDADLFVSEKGDASARLDAEYEVLLTNWLILTPSATFGIAATDDREAGVGAGLSDIEVGLRLSYDVVDRMISPYVGIVYERKFGKTAGFARDEDEAVDSTFAVVGLRLQF encoded by the coding sequence ATGAACTCGTTTACACGCACCATTACCCTTGCCTGCGCGACTGCGCTGGCAGCACTGACTTCAACGACTGCATCAGCCCAGTCCAAAGGTCTCGTTTATTACGGCTTCCAGATGGAAGAGCTTGAATACCGGGCCGGAGATGAAGGTGAGAAACTGCTCGTCTGGGATGGAGATGCCTTCATCGGAACCGATGAACTGAAACTCCGCTGGCTGGGTTCCGGTGAACAGGACCTGGGTGAAGGGAAACTCGGCAAGCTGGAAAACCGGCTGGTTCTTCAGACTCCCGTTTCCGACTTTTTCGATATCAAGGGCGGACTGCGTTATGATTCACCGGATGGCCCAAATCGGGTCTATGGTGTCGTCGGTCTGGCCGGTCTTGCAAAGCAATGGTTTGAAATCGACGCAGATCTGTTCGTCAGTGAAAAGGGAGATGCCAGTGCCCGGCTGGATGCCGAGTATGAAGTACTGCTGACCAACTGGCTAATACTGACACCGTCTGCCACATTCGGCATTGCTGCTACCGACGACCGCGAAGCAGGCGTCGGTGCCGGCCTCTCTGATATCGAAGTCGGACTACGGCTCAGCTACGACGTGGTCGACCGCATGATCTCGCCTTATGTCGGCATCGTTTACGAACGGAAGTTCGGCAAGACCGCCGGATTTGCCCGTGATGAAGATGAAGCAGTCGATTCAACATTCGCTGTTGTCGGCCTGCGCCTGCAATTCTGA
- a CDS encoding copper resistance system multicopper oxidase: protein MKFRSLYVVAATLALTAVSMQQSQAVEYDLTVDRVAIDIDGETTYGIGYNGASPGPVLRFREGEDAVIRVTNNLDETTSIHWHGLILPYRMDGVPTISFDGIAPGETFTYRFPVRQNGTYWFHSHSGFQEPDGAYGSIVIEPESREPFRFDREHVIILKDKHPHSGDRIMRNLKMSADYYNRKQQTLGDLFSDFRDKGIEATVADRKAWGDMRMVPTDIEDVQGFKGLINGKTPAQNWTGLFNPGERVRLRFINASAMTYFDVRIPGLEMLVVQADGNNVQPVRVDEFRIAVAETYDVIIQPKEDRAYAIMAESMGRSGYAAATLAPRDGMKADTPAPRTKTPLLTMADMGMDHGDMPGMDHSKMQGMNKGVDHSTMKGMDHSKMQKMDHSSMKGMDHSKMQGMSNKADDPFYATGSGLVPAAENGGRFLSYADLKAQKPRYKLRPANREIELRLTGNMERYVWSINGVKYEDADPIRLQYGERVRITFINETMMSHPMHLHGMWSILDNGNGKWNPVKHTVNVNPGTTVSFETEVDEPGQWAFHCHLSYHAAAGMFRKVIVEGGPKSASTSTIN, encoded by the coding sequence ATGAAGTTTCGGTCTCTTTATGTCGTTGCGGCCACGCTGGCCCTGACGGCAGTTTCCATGCAGCAATCCCAGGCTGTCGAATATGATCTCACTGTAGACAGGGTGGCGATCGACATCGATGGCGAAACCACCTACGGCATTGGTTACAACGGTGCCTCACCCGGACCCGTCCTTCGGTTCAGGGAAGGTGAAGATGCAGTTATCCGCGTTACCAACAATCTGGACGAAACGACCTCAATCCACTGGCACGGCCTCATTCTGCCGTACAGGATGGACGGGGTTCCGACGATAAGCTTCGACGGCATTGCACCCGGCGAGACCTTCACCTACCGGTTTCCGGTCCGTCAGAACGGAACATACTGGTTTCACAGTCATTCCGGCTTCCAGGAACCTGACGGGGCTTATGGTTCAATCGTCATTGAACCTGAAAGCCGTGAGCCGTTCAGGTTCGACCGTGAACATGTGATTATCCTGAAAGACAAACACCCGCATTCCGGCGACCGGATCATGCGCAATCTGAAAATGTCGGCTGACTATTATAACCGCAAACAGCAGACCCTCGGCGATCTGTTCTCCGATTTCCGCGACAAGGGAATAGAAGCCACCGTCGCAGACCGCAAGGCCTGGGGCGACATGCGAATGGTCCCGACAGATATCGAGGATGTGCAGGGTTTCAAAGGTCTCATCAACGGAAAGACCCCGGCACAGAACTGGACCGGATTATTCAACCCCGGTGAGCGGGTACGCCTGCGTTTCATCAATGCATCTGCCATGACTTACTTCGACGTCCGGATTCCCGGTCTTGAAATGCTCGTTGTTCAGGCCGACGGGAATAATGTTCAACCGGTAAGAGTCGATGAATTCCGGATTGCCGTTGCTGAAACCTATGATGTGATCATCCAACCCAAAGAAGACAGGGCCTACGCCATTATGGCCGAGTCAATGGGACGCTCCGGTTACGCAGCTGCAACACTGGCTCCTCGCGACGGTATGAAAGCAGACACGCCTGCCCCGCGAACAAAGACACCCCTGCTGACCATGGCCGACATGGGCATGGACCATGGCGATATGCCGGGAATGGATCATTCCAAAATGCAGGGCATGAACAAGGGAGTGGACCATTCCACTATGAAAGGAATGGACCACTCAAAAATGCAGAAGATGGACCATTCTTCGATGAAAGGCATGGATCATTCCAAGATGCAGGGAATGAGCAACAAGGCCGATGATCCGTTCTATGCAACCGGCAGCGGGCTTGTTCCGGCAGCTGAGAATGGTGGCCGCTTCCTGTCCTACGCAGATCTGAAAGCACAGAAACCACGCTATAAGCTCCGGCCTGCAAACCGTGAAATTGAACTCCGGCTGACCGGAAATATGGAACGTTATGTCTGGTCGATAAACGGCGTGAAATACGAAGATGCAGACCCTATCCGGCTGCAATATGGCGAACGGGTCCGGATTACCTTCATCAATGAGACGATGATGTCACATCCGATGCACCTTCACGGGATGTGGTCGATTCTGGATAACGGAAACGGCAAATGGAATCCGGTAAAGCATACCGTGAATGTCAATCCCGGCACGACTGTCTCCTTCGAGACTGAAGTCGATGAACCGGGTCAGTGGGCATTTCACTGCCATCTTTCCTACCACGCCGCAGCCGGAATGTTCCGGAAAGTCATCGTCGAAGGCGGACCCAAATCCGCCTCAACCAGCACAATCAACTGA
- a CDS encoding copper-binding protein, with amino-acid sequence MPYTNNTNISCGLVALIIAGALVTIQPANAGGTHGKSQTGHAEKTAKDADRTIKIKMHDNLYDPETISVKKGETIRFVVQNDGEFVHEFNIGTAETHAGHQKEMMMMMEHGVLLPDRINRSMMKMDMGNGVTMEHNDPNSVLLEPGEVGEVIWTFDETADLEFACNVPGHYESGMVGKVTISPKPAS; translated from the coding sequence ATGCCTTACACGAACAACACCAATATCTCATGCGGTCTGGTTGCACTCATCATTGCGGGAGCACTCGTGACCATTCAGCCAGCCAATGCTGGCGGAACACATGGTAAATCTCAGACAGGACACGCAGAAAAGACCGCCAAGGATGCTGACCGGACGATCAAGATTAAAATGCACGACAATCTTTATGATCCGGAAACTATCTCGGTAAAGAAGGGCGAGACCATTCGCTTTGTTGTCCAGAATGACGGTGAATTTGTCCATGAATTCAATATCGGAACAGCTGAAACCCATGCCGGTCATCAGAAAGAAATGATGATGATGATGGAACACGGCGTCCTGCTGCCCGACCGCATCAACCGGTCCATGATGAAGATGGATATGGGGAATGGTGTAACCATGGAACATAACGACCCGAACAGTGTCCTGCTGGAACCGGGTGAAGTCGGCGAGGTTATCTGGACGTTCGATGAAACGGCAGATCTGGAGTTCGCCTGCAATGTTCCGGGGCACTATGAGAGCGGCATGGTCGGCAAAGTGACCATCTCGCCGAAACCCGCCTCCTAA
- the radC gene encoding DNA repair protein RadC — MQQQPADTGTPQTSPAPHYLQHRERLRARFLNGGAAAVQDYEILEILLGAAIPRRDVKPLAKDLIDRFGGLSGVLMAKPAELTAVKGIGEVAAAVLKSVQAAALHLHRAEVMDKPLISSWDQLTTYLRAVMGREKIEQFRILFLDTRNRLIRDEVHQTGTVNHTPVYPREVVKRALEVGATAIILAHNHPSGDPSPSRADIDMTDKIVTAARALDITVHDHVIVAAGKTLSFREQGLL; from the coding sequence ATGCAGCAACAGCCAGCTGACACAGGCACCCCTCAGACGTCCCCGGCGCCGCATTACCTGCAGCACCGGGAGAGATTGCGGGCTCGTTTCCTGAATGGCGGCGCAGCAGCTGTTCAGGATTACGAAATTCTGGAAATCCTGCTTGGCGCAGCGATTCCCCGGCGTGATGTCAAACCGCTGGCAAAAGACCTGATCGACCGGTTCGGGGGATTGTCCGGCGTGCTGATGGCAAAGCCGGCAGAACTGACCGCGGTCAAGGGTATCGGCGAGGTCGCGGCTGCGGTGCTGAAATCGGTTCAGGCCGCGGCCCTCCACCTGCACCGCGCCGAGGTTATGGACAAACCGCTGATTTCTTCATGGGATCAGCTGACGACCTACCTGCGGGCGGTCATGGGCCGAGAAAAAATCGAGCAGTTCCGCATCCTGTTCCTCGACACCCGCAACCGGCTGATCCGCGACGAAGTCCATCAAACCGGCACCGTCAACCACACCCCTGTCTATCCCCGCGAAGTCGTGAAACGCGCCCTAGAAGTCGGTGCTACTGCCATCATTCTGGCGCATAATCATCCCAGCGGCGACCCCAGTCCGTCACGTGCTGATATCGACATGACCGACAAAATTGTCACTGCCGCCCGCGCCCTCGACATCACCGTCCACGACCATGTCATCGTCGCCGCCGGCAAAACCCTCAGCTTCCGTGAACAGGGTCTGCTTTAG
- the map gene encoding type I methionyl aminopeptidase codes for METRSIKLHGPAEFEAMRVSGKLAAETLDMITPYVVPGVTTGEIDRLCHNFILDHDAIPAPLGYRGFPKSVCTSINHVVCHGIPGDKKLKNGDCINIDVTTIVDGWHGDTSRMFWVGDVPVKAQKLIDVTFEAMWEGIKVVRPGATTGDIGHAIQTYAEAQRFSVVRDFCGHGLGRVFHDAPNILHYGKPGTGTPLQEGMFFTIEPMINAGRPDVKILSDNWTAVTKDKSLSAQFEHSIGVTANGYEVFTLSPTGLDRPPYAATAS; via the coding sequence ATGGAAACACGATCGATCAAATTACACGGCCCGGCGGAATTCGAAGCCATGCGGGTTTCCGGAAAGCTCGCCGCCGAAACTCTCGACATGATCACGCCCTATGTCGTTCCCGGCGTGACAACCGGCGAAATCGACCGGCTCTGCCACAACTTCATTCTCGATCATGATGCGATTCCGGCTCCCCTCGGCTACCGCGGATTCCCAAAATCCGTCTGCACCTCCATAAACCATGTCGTCTGTCATGGCATACCGGGGGACAAGAAACTGAAGAACGGCGATTGTATCAATATTGATGTCACGACCATCGTTGATGGCTGGCACGGCGACACCAGCCGGATGTTCTGGGTCGGCGATGTGCCGGTCAAGGCACAGAAGCTGATCGACGTCACCTTTGAGGCGATGTGGGAAGGTATCAAAGTTGTCCGCCCCGGCGCGACCACCGGTGATATCGGGCATGCCATCCAAACCTATGCCGAGGCACAGCGGTTCAGCGTTGTCCGGGATTTCTGCGGGCATGGCCTGGGCCGTGTGTTCCATGACGCACCGAACATTCTGCATTACGGGAAGCCCGGCACAGGCACCCCCCTGCAGGAAGGTATGTTCTTCACCATTGAGCCGATGATCAATGCCGGACGCCCGGATGTAAAAATTCTCAGCGACAACTGGACTGCTGTCACGAAGGATAAATCACTTTCGGCACAGTTCGAGCACTCCATCGGCGTTACCGCCAACGGCTACGAGGTTTTCACCCTGTCGCCTACCGGCCTCGACCGCCCTCCCTATGCAGCAACAGCCAGCTGA
- the sfsA gene encoding DNA/RNA nuclease SfsA, whose protein sequence is MNFPDPLVKATLIKRYKRFLADVRFEDGTETTAHIANPGGMIGLKDPGMTIWLSPARNPARKLKWSWEIAEADGGMVGVSTAHPNAIAEEAILAGRIPELAGYENLRREVKYGKNSRIDILLEDPNRPMAYVEIKNVHLMRTPGLAEFPDAVTARGAKHLAELGDMVEQGHRAVMLYVVQRTDCDSFALAEDVDPAYAAAFRQAMTRGVEMLCYMCDITTQQITLDRPLPLTT, encoded by the coding sequence ATGAATTTCCCTGATCCGCTGGTCAAGGCCACCCTCATCAAGCGCTACAAGCGGTTCCTGGCCGATGTCCGGTTTGAAGACGGCACGGAGACCACCGCCCATATCGCCAATCCCGGCGGTATGATCGGTCTGAAAGACCCCGGCATGACCATCTGGCTGTCACCGGCGCGCAATCCTGCCCGTAAACTGAAATGGTCGTGGGAGATTGCCGAGGCCGACGGCGGCATGGTTGGCGTCTCCACCGCCCATCCCAATGCCATTGCCGAGGAAGCGATTCTGGCCGGCCGCATTCCGGAACTGGCGGGGTATGAAAATCTGAGGCGTGAAGTGAAATACGGCAAAAATTCTCGCATTGATATCCTGCTGGAAGACCCGAACCGCCCGATGGCCTATGTCGAGATCAAGAATGTACATCTGATGCGCACCCCCGGACTCGCGGAATTCCCCGATGCCGTGACGGCCCGTGGCGCCAAGCATCTGGCCGAACTGGGCGACATGGTTGAGCAGGGTCATCGTGCCGTCATGCTGTATGTGGTTCAGCGTACCGACTGCGACAGCTTTGCACTGGCAGAGGACGTGGACCCGGCTTATGCCGCCGCCTTCCGGCAAGCGATGACTCGCGGAGTCGAAATGTTGTGCTATATGTGCGACATCACGACGCAGCAAATCACCCTGGACAGGCCGCTCCCCCTCACGACCTGA
- a CDS encoding methyltransferase domain-containing protein: MTDDIAVFDRALLRRRRDRAATDFDTHDFLFRETADRLVDRLEDVKRRFQVVADIGCHGGEVGQTLAERGFAQPVVQCDLSPRLAGRAAIAAKAPAIAADEELLPFAAGSFDLVLSNLSLHWVNDLPGALIQIRKSLAPDGLFIGSMLGGETLTELRVALQQAELELDGGISPRLSPLADVRDAGALLQRAGFALPVADMDRVTVTYSNPMKLLADLRGMGETNVVAKRRRNFLKRSTLMAAMERMMQDFTDSEGRVHATFDIITLTGWAPDASQPKPLRPGSATQKLSDALGAMEFKTDDKAGQ, encoded by the coding sequence TTGACAGACGATATTGCTGTTTTCGACCGTGCCTTGCTGCGCCGTCGCCGTGACCGTGCAGCGACTGATTTCGATACCCATGACTTTCTGTTCCGGGAAACCGCAGACCGGCTGGTCGACCGGCTGGAAGATGTCAAAAGACGGTTTCAGGTTGTTGCCGATATTGGCTGCCATGGCGGTGAGGTAGGCCAGACGCTTGCCGAACGCGGTTTTGCGCAGCCGGTCGTTCAGTGTGACCTCTCGCCCCGGCTCGCCGGTCGTGCAGCGATTGCCGCAAAGGCCCCTGCCATTGCAGCGGATGAGGAATTACTGCCTTTCGCCGCGGGCAGCTTCGATCTGGTCCTCAGCAATCTGTCCCTGCACTGGGTCAATGACCTGCCAGGCGCCCTGATACAGATCCGCAAAAGCCTGGCCCCGGACGGGCTGTTTATCGGCTCCATGCTGGGCGGCGAAACCCTCACCGAATTGCGGGTTGCCCTGCAACAGGCTGAACTGGAACTGGATGGCGGCATCAGCCCCCGCCTGTCGCCACTGGCCGATGTTCGCGATGCCGGCGCCCTGCTGCAGCGTGCGGGATTTGCCCTGCCGGTTGCCGACATGGACCGGGTGACCGTCACCTACAGCAACCCCATGAAACTGCTGGCCGACCTGCGGGGCATGGGTGAAACCAATGTCGTCGCCAAACGCCGCAGGAACTTCCTGAAACGCAGCACGCTGATGGCCGCCATGGAGCGCATGATGCAGGACTTCACCGACAGCGAAGGACGGGTTCACGCGACATTTGACATCATCACCCTGACCGGCTGGGCACCCGATGCCTCGCAGCCGAAACCACTGCGTCCCGGTTCAGCGACACAGAAACTGTCCGATGCGCTGGGCGCGATGGAATTCAAGACTGACGACAAGGCCGGCCAATGA
- a CDS encoding ComF family protein — protein sequence MEVTGKEREVSLHCLAGIPRWIAAVAPAIAGRGLDMLLPPRCASCGGLIDRQHLLCIGCWRSIAQIAPPLCAGCGLPFDFDVGPDARCADCLAEPPAYHQARAALVYDDASRPVILSFKHGDRTDSAQTLARLMIQAGRDQIAAADLIVPVPLHARRLFARRYNQSALLAQTIGRLCDRPVLVDLLHRHRATASQGRLGRRQRLRNVAGAITVPRSRQRVITGKRVLLIDDVMTTGATVSVCVRALRRGGAGLVDVLTIARVVRSQGG from the coding sequence ATGGAGGTGACTGGGAAAGAGCGGGAAGTGTCATTGCATTGCCTGGCGGGTATTCCCCGATGGATTGCGGCAGTCGCACCTGCAATCGCAGGGCGGGGGCTGGATATGCTGTTGCCGCCTCGCTGTGCATCCTGCGGGGGGCTGATTGACCGGCAGCATCTGCTCTGTATCGGGTGCTGGCGGTCGATTGCCCAGATTGCCCCGCCACTTTGTGCGGGGTGCGGTCTTCCGTTCGACTTTGATGTTGGTCCTGACGCCCGCTGTGCGGACTGTCTGGCAGAACCTCCTGCCTATCATCAGGCCCGTGCGGCGCTGGTCTATGATGATGCCAGCCGGCCTGTCATTCTGTCTTTCAAACACGGGGACCGGACGGACAGCGCGCAGACGCTGGCCCGGCTGATGATTCAGGCTGGTCGTGACCAGATCGCCGCTGCCGATCTGATTGTCCCTGTGCCCCTGCATGCCCGGCGCCTGTTTGCCCGGCGCTACAATCAGTCCGCCCTGCTGGCCCAGACCATCGGCAGGCTGTGCGACCGGCCGGTGCTGGTGGATCTGTTGCACCGGCATCGGGCAACGGCCAGTCAGGGTCGGCTGGGGCGACGCCAGCGTTTGCGAAATGTCGCGGGGGCGATAACCGTTCCCCGGTCCCGGCAGCGGGTCATCACAGGAAAACGGGTGCTGCTGATTGATGATGTGATGACCACGGGGGCGACGGTTTCCGTCTGTGTCCGGGCGTTGCGGCGTGGGGGTGCCGGTCTCGTCGATGTTCTCACGATTGCGCGTGTTGTGCGCTCACAGGGCGGATGA
- the grxC gene encoding glutaredoxin 3 yields the protein MAEVKIYSSALCGFCWRAKGLLEKKGIKYNEVDVTMDAAKKREMTELAGGRTSVPQIFIDGKHVGGCDDLFNLDGAGRLDQMLGVHG from the coding sequence ATGGCTGAAGTAAAAATTTATTCGAGTGCGCTCTGTGGTTTCTGCTGGCGGGCGAAGGGCCTGCTGGAAAAGAAAGGCATCAAGTATAACGAGGTCGATGTCACGATGGATGCTGCGAAGAAGCGGGAGATGACCGAACTTGCCGGTGGCCGGACATCGGTTCCCCAGATCTTCATTGATGGCAAGCATGTCGGCGGCTGTGATGATCTGTTCAATCTGGATGGTGCCGGACGCCTTGACCAGATGCTGGGCGTCCACGGTTAA
- a CDS encoding methyltransferase domain-containing protein → MSAPTDQQPSGWVAKHLRLVRAGGTILDLACGQGRHTKLAAGLGYSVVALDRNAEALAMLSGHSGVETLEHDLETDDMVWPFEEMQFDGIIVSNYLHRRLFPQILSSLANGGVLIYETFASGNEAFGKPSRPAFLLKEGELLELTRDLTIAAFEQGRTSHPSPAVRQRICSIRRRPLTDIPLD, encoded by the coding sequence ATGAGCGCACCAACAGATCAGCAGCCGTCTGGCTGGGTTGCAAAGCATCTCCGTCTTGTCCGGGCGGGCGGCACCATACTGGATCTGGCCTGCGGACAGGGCCGGCATACGAAACTGGCCGCAGGGCTGGGCTATTCCGTGGTTGCTCTGGACCGGAACGCCGAAGCACTTGCCATGCTGTCAGGCCACAGCGGCGTGGAGACGCTGGAACATGATCTTGAAACCGACGATATGGTCTGGCCATTTGAGGAAATGCAATTCGACGGAATTATTGTCTCGAATTACCTGCATCGCCGGCTTTTCCCGCAGATCCTGTCATCTTTGGCAAATGGCGGCGTACTGATTTATGAGACTTTTGCCAGCGGCAACGAGGCTTTCGGCAAACCCTCCCGCCCCGCCTTTCTGCTTAAAGAAGGGGAACTGCTGGAACTGACCCGCGACCTGACCATTGCTGCTTTCGAGCAGGGGCGGACCAGCCACCCCTCACCTGCCGTTCGTCAGCGTATCTGCTCAATCAGAAGGAGACCCCTGACGGATATCCCGCTGGATTAA
- a CDS encoding DUF1178 family protein: MMKFSLRCAQEHEFESWFSGNDAFDKLVAVGEVTCPVCGSDDVEKALMAPRLSSTTKKRGQEVLPPEPAKTALPMDVKVRAALHELRRAVEQNCDYVGDRFAEEARNIHNGESEARGIYGEATAEETEKLADEGVEVQAIPWLPKSDA; encoded by the coding sequence ATGATGAAGTTTTCCCTGCGCTGTGCGCAGGAACATGAGTTTGAGAGCTGGTTCAGCGGCAACGACGCTTTTGACAAGCTGGTCGCTGTCGGTGAAGTCACTTGTCCGGTTTGCGGAAGTGATGATGTTGAAAAGGCGCTGATGGCGCCGCGATTGTCGTCGACGACGAAAAAACGCGGGCAGGAAGTGCTGCCGCCGGAACCGGCAAAGACGGCCCTTCCAATGGATGTAAAAGTGCGGGCGGCGCTGCATGAGCTGCGCCGGGCCGTCGAACAGAATTGTGATTATGTCGGGGACCGCTTCGCCGAAGAAGCCCGCAATATCCATAATGGCGAGTCCGAGGCGAGGGGCATTTACGGTGAGGCGACGGCGGAAGAAACCGAGAAGCTTGCCGATGAAGGTGTCGAAGTTCAGGCGATCCCGTGGTTGCCGAAGTCTGACGCCTGA
- the ubiG gene encoding bifunctional 2-polyprenyl-6-hydroxyphenol methylase/3-demethylubiquinol 3-O-methyltransferase UbiG: MITSAAEITGTADASEIARFEAMAEDWWNPTGKFAPLHKFNPVRLGFIRDRLCQQFDRDPLSDRPLKGLRLLDIGCGGGLLSEPMTRMGASMTGVDASERNIGIAAAHARQMGLDIDYRAGRVEDMVASGETPFDAVLNCEVVEHVADVDLFLGSCAELVRPGGLMVVATLNRTPKAFTLAIVGAEYVLGWLPRGTHQWRKFVKPSEIADALRPRGMELTEIRGVSYNPVSDRWRLSDDLAVNYMTVATKPA; this comes from the coding sequence ATGATTACCAGCGCCGCAGAAATTACCGGCACCGCCGATGCGAGTGAAATTGCCCGCTTTGAAGCGATGGCAGAGGACTGGTGGAATCCGACCGGCAAGTTTGCACCACTGCATAAATTCAATCCCGTACGGCTGGGCTTTATCCGTGACAGACTGTGCCAGCAGTTTGACCGTGACCCGCTGTCCGACCGCCCTCTCAAGGGACTTCGCCTGCTCGATATCGGCTGTGGCGGGGGATTGCTGTCTGAACCCATGACGCGAATGGGGGCCAGCATGACGGGGGTTGATGCGTCAGAACGCAATATCGGGATTGCTGCCGCCCATGCCCGGCAGATGGGACTGGATATCGACTATCGCGCAGGCCGGGTAGAGGACATGGTCGCTTCCGGAGAAACCCCGTTCGATGCGGTGCTGAACTGTGAAGTGGTCGAGCATGTTGCCGATGTCGATCTGTTTCTCGGGTCCTGCGCTGAACTGGTCCGCCCCGGCGGGCTGATGGTTGTCGCCACACTCAATCGCACACCGAAAGCCTTCACCCTTGCCATTGTCGGCGCAGAATATGTGCTGGGCTGGCTGCCCCGTGGCACCCATCAGTGGCGCAAATTTGTGAAGCCTTCTGAAATCGCGGATGCATTGCGCCCCCGTGGAATGGAACTGACCGAAATACGTGGTGTCAGCTACAACCCGGTCAGCGACCGCTGGCGGTTATCCGACGACCTGGCCGTCAACTACATGACAGTTGCGACAAAGCCTGCCTGA
- a CDS encoding aspartate kinase produces MARIVQKFGGTSVADIERIKAVAQRVKAEWEQGHELAVVVSAMSGVTNQLVEYTRQASPLHDAREYDVVVSAGEQITSGLLAIALQEIGVPARSWLGWQLPVHTDDRHGKARIKAIDTDEVIRRFADRQVAVVPGFQGLADDGRVTTLGRGGSDTSAVALAAALSADQCDIYTDVDGVYTSDPRIVTKAQRLSRITYEEMLEMASLGAKVLQTRSVELAMKYKVRLQVLSSFTGGPGTLVVDEDEIVEQAMVSGIAHSSDEAKITLVKVPDQPGVAAKIFGPLAEASVNVDMIVQNVSETGDATDMTFTVQNTDLERAVSVLEANRDKLNYQSLVPDRNVAKISVVGVGMRSHAGVAQMMFQALGDKGINIQVISTSEIKVSVLVAKEYTELAMRTLHTAYGLDAPDS; encoded by the coding sequence ATGGCACGAATTGTCCAGAAATTCGGTGGCACGTCGGTTGCCGATATCGAACGCATCAAGGCCGTGGCCCAGCGGGTCAAGGCGGAATGGGAACAGGGGCATGAACTGGCCGTTGTCGTCTCCGCGATGTCCGGCGTTACCAACCAGCTTGTCGAATATACCCGTCAGGCTTCCCCGCTGCATGATGCGCGGGAATATGATGTGGTTGTCAGTGCCGGTGAGCAGATCACTTCGGGCCTGCTGGCAATCGCGTTGCAGGAAATCGGTGTTCCCGCCCGCTCCTGGCTGGGCTGGCAGTTGCCGGTTCATACCGACGACCGGCATGGCAAGGCGCGGATCAAGGCGATTGACACCGATGAAGTGATCAGACGCTTTGCCGACCGTCAGGTTGCAGTTGTCCCCGGATTTCAGGGACTGGCAGATGATGGCCGGGTGACGACGCTGGGGCGTGGCGGTTCGGATACCTCTGCTGTCGCACTGGCGGCTGCCCTTTCGGCAGATCAGTGTGATATCTATACGGATGTGGACGGGGTCTATACATCTGACCCGCGAATTGTCACAAAAGCACAGCGCCTTAGCCGTATTACCTATGAAGAAATGCTGGAGATGGCGTCGCTTGGCGCCAAGGTGCTGCAGACGAGATCAGTCGAACTGGCCATGAAATACAAGGTTCGGCTGCAGGTGTTATCAAGTTTTACCGGCGGTCCCGGTACATTGGTTGTAGATGAGGATGAAATCGTGGAACAGGCAATGGTAAGTGGCATCGCGCACAGCAGCGATGAGGCGAAAATCACTCTGGTGAAGGTTCCGGATCAGCCGGGGGTCGCCGCCAAGATTTTTGGCCCGCTGGCAGAAGCCAGTGTCAATGTGGACATGATTGTCCAGAACGTTTCAGAAACCGGTGATGCAACCGACATGACCTTCACAGTCCAGAATACGGATCTGGAACGGGCGGTTTCAGTGCTGGAAGCAAACCGGGACAAATTGAATTATCAGTCGCTGGTACCCGACCGCAATGTTGCGAAGATTTCCGTGGTCGGCGTTGGTATGCGCAGTCATGCAGGTGTGGCGCAGATGATGTTCCAGGCGCTTGGCGACAAGGGGATCAATATTCAGGTAATCTCGACGTCTGAAATCAAGGTCAGTGTGCTGGTGGCGAAAGAATATACCGAGCTGGCCATGAGAACACTTCACACCGCCTATGGCCTAGATGCGCCGGATAGCTGA